Below is a genomic region from Vitis riparia cultivar Riparia Gloire de Montpellier isolate 1030 chromosome 5, EGFV_Vit.rip_1.0, whole genome shotgun sequence.
ggactcaagagatatatgcatggcatgttagaatttttaaccaatattatcgaggctcaatgagttggtaccaatattgtctccaacagcaagacggggttccttcatctaccaattccattgaaccacatcgatcctcattttggtactaaagggtcattgcaatgtaatatgtacaaagtattgatatttaatgaaatcaagtCTTTCATGAAGcttcataatgagtgtacaattacaaaattcacatttcttatccaccgacatgatataattacatttaatattgcaaattatatcatacatatatcaaaattttcaacaaaacaactttaaattgtctattatatttctaattacattactatgaggtttttcttacatttccatgagttttgatcacaTTTTGGCATAccgaaatttttttccaaaatatccgccgatatttctccgatatatccgatatatccgtaaaatcaagttaccgatatatccgtgattaccgatattttcatccttgaataCCAGTAAGAATTGATGATGAGATGTGCCGAAGTTAACCTAGCTTGAGGCCTTCTCAGTATGCCATTGGTTCCAAGCTTAGAGTCCTGTGACTTTTTCTGCTGCATCCAACCATCTGTGACCACATCATCAACCTCACCTAGGCCCTCCCGCAAATAATACTGAAATAGTCGGTTCTTGAAAATCCCCAAAGGAACCTAGGCAAGCAAGTGGAAAAGTCACCCAAGTCAAGTCAAGCATTGATTCTGTACTGGAAAAGAGATGGGGAACCCGCCATGAAACATCCTCTTCATCCTAAATATCAAGATTACCCTTGTAGATCAAGTGCGAGCCACCCCACCCATTCCCTCTCTGCTCTCAAAAGAGGATTCTAGTTTGCTTGAATGCTCCTCTACTTAGTCCCCCACGCTCACATTCAACTTCAGCAACCTCAGATCtgagaggaaaaaagaaagtgtAGGCTGGAAGTGTAGTGTGTGATACTGTGATTGGCAATGGAGAAAGAGGGAGTCCCTGCAAAAGGGGGCATTTTAGCGAGTATTTCGAATAAGAAAGCCAAAGTGAATTCACTCATCAAATCTTTCTCTGAGTCCATCACTGGAGCGGTTTGGGGGCTCAAGTCGTTTGTAACCTCTCGCAGTGAAAAACCTGGGGAAGTGCATTCAGGGGTCAACACCCACGTAGACAACTCCTCAGAAAAGAAAGTGGTGGTTCAGGTGGCTGTTGAGGAGGGAGAGAAAGTGATTGTTCCGGTGGCTCCAGAGGAGGGAGAGAAAGTGGTGGGTCAGGTGGCTACTGAGGAAGTTCAGGTGGCTCCTGAGCAGGAGGAGAAAGTGGTGGTTCCGGTGGCTCCAGAGGAGGGAGAGAAAGTGGTGGGTCAGGTGGCTACTGAGGAAGTTCAGGTGGCTCATGAGCAGGGGGAGAAAGTGGTGGATCCGGTGGCTCCTGAGGGAGAGAGAGTGATGGTTCAGGTGGCCCCTAAGGAGGGAGAGAAAGGGGTGGTTCTGGCGGCTCCTGAGGTGGGAGAGAGAGTGGTGGTTCTGATGGCTCAGGAAGGAGAGAAAATGGTGGTTCTGGTGACTCCTGAGGGAGAGAAAGTGATGATTCAGGTGACTCGTAAGGAGGGAGAGAGAGTGATGGTTCAGGTGGCCCCTAAGGAGGGAGAGAAAGGGGTGGTTCTGGCAGCTCCTGAGGTGGGAGAGAGAGTGGTGGTTCCAATGGCTCTTGAGGAGGGAGAGAAAATGGTGGTTCTGGTGGCTCCTGAGGGAGAGAAAGTGATGATTCAGGTGGCTCCTAACGAGGGAGAGAAAGGGGTGGTTCTGCTGGCTGCTGGGGGAGAGAAGGTGGTGGTTCTGGCAGCTCCTGAGGTGGGAGAGAGAGTGGTGGTTCCGATGGCTCTTGAGGAGGGAGAGAAAATGGTGGTTCCGGTGGCTCCTGAGGGAGAGAAATTGATGATTCAGGTGGCTCCTAAGGAgggaaagaaagtgatgattcAGGTGGCTCCTGAGGAGGGAGGGAAAGTGAGGGTTCTGGTGGCTCCTCAGGAGGGAGAGAAAGTGGTGGTTCTGGTGGCTGCTGAGGAGGGAGAGAAGATGGTGGTTCTGGTGGCTCCTGAGGAGGGAGGCAGAGTGGTGGTTTCGATGGCTCTTGTGAAGGGAGAGAAAGTGGTGGTTCCGGTGGCTCCTGTACCAGCAAAAGAGAGCATTTTGGTGCGTGTATGGAAAAAGATGGATGAGGCTTCCACTTGGGCGAAAGCCAAAGTGAAGTCCGCCTTGAAGCTCTTCTCTGAGTTGATTACTGATACTGTTCTGCGGCTCAGGTCGTTTGTCACCTCTTGCCCTGAAAAACTCAGGGAAGTGCTTCCAGGGATCAACACCCAGATAGACAACTTGTCTGAAAAGAAATTGGTGGAGGTTCGGGGGGTTCCTGAAGAGGGTTCCCTTCCGCATGAGATGAAGATGCTGGTTCAGAAGGCGAGGAAGCTGGTGGAGCAATGGTTCGGGCCTGACAGCAGCCCTGAAATGAAGCATGTAGGCTTCAAATTGAGATGGTCTCTTGATTTGGTTCAGGGGTTCATTGAGTTGTGTGAGTATCTTAAGCAGCCTGCGGTCCTCATAATGTTTCTTCTTAAAGGATATAGGATGTACCACGGTAGCAACAGAGCAGGTGGAGTTGAGATAGTTTCAGGGCATGAAGGTAGAGCTTCCATGGCCTTTGGTACTCTTGCAACTCTCGTTTTATCTCCTTTGAGGTCAGAGTGTGGTTAGGTTTTGGAGTTTGGGGCCAAAGTATTCCTCATggcaaaacaaatatcaagcaCCCTCTTTTAACTTACATTCAAAATAGCCCTCTTGTTTGCCTTAAGGAGTGGCTACAATAGATgttattcaaaaaagaaaagaggagatTTGGCTCAAAATTAGAGGTTTTCTGGGTTTGTGCGAAGTTCAGCTTTTGTTAGTATGTGTGAAGCTGTCTTGTTGATGGGTATTTTTGCAGCTACGTCTTCCCTCAGATGGGATTTTGCACTGTAAAAATGTGATATCATTCTACTGTCTTGTTGTGTTCCTATTGCCATTTAAAATAACTTGAGATCAAATTGAAGATAAATTTGGAACTCATAGGGGAAAAGAAAGGTAAGATTTAGCCATTTGTTTGGCAAATTTTGGTGAAATTTCAACACAAACAGGACCTAGGATGGGATCTGCCacggtgtttgttttttgtttttattacttaattctaaataaaacttaaaattaaataatatttaatagtgttaagtagtATAcggtttatttttgtaatattttatttttattacgtgttaatatatatatataatcaacatattattttttctatttaataaaaaatttataataaattaaaaaaaaaataaatttagagttgaaaagcaaattatttgataataataaagttttttattttataaaaataaaatatcaaataagcaaataaattgttgatcaattaattgattttcaatattatttataaattttttaatatgaaaccCTAAAATCATACTTCATTTTTAGCTTCTTAAAAAACTTCTTTACTTcactcttttatatatatatatatatatatatatatatatatatatatatatatatatatatatatatatatatatatatatattttgttgtcTATCCTAACTTTAGGCATTTTACattaaaacaatataattttgGCTATTTATATGTTCTATTTTTCTAGATTTAActgtataattttaaaattattcctttatttatttatttatttatttttttactttgttgccttactaaaaaatatttttaaaaaacaactacTATGTAATTGTGGATatacatatttaacaaaaaaaaaaaaatgtatttttaagtatgttgaaaagtaattttaataaaaaggaaataagaatattacaagtaaagaaaaaaattatatatgctTGAAtctttttcaactttcttaACTATCCTTTACAACTTCATCATCTTTTtaattgaagaataaaaagttttaaaactaTAAGACCCCTTTAGCTATATTTTcttatacttattttaaaaaaaaatatttttaagttaaaaagaacaaaaaataaataaacagtttttttttagtatttttttttttaaattagggtGTTTGGCAAGTtctttataaaattagtttaaaaaaaacttgtttgggcaagctgtttttaaaaatattttttattttgattttgtaaaaatgctataaattcaattcatataatattaattaaatttaattcaaattttattaaaagtgaaaataattttggtaattataaataaatagttttttaagtaaaatatgaattgcaaaattataataaagtcataaattatatttttataaaaaatacactATTTTTTACATGTTATAAAAGTAAGGATATTAACATATTTGAaaagcataattaattttttttttattaaaaatgaataataatattttatttaaaatcaaataaaatgtaatttttttaagatgtaaatgagtcaaatttaaataatttataaaaatataattatatatagaaaagaaataatagacaTTATGgatcaatttttatccattttttttttatattaattggaTTACaatttgatattcaaattaattttaaaaatcattaagcttattaatgaatcaaatgtattaaggtggtatttgttttttttggacttttttcttcaaacaatttagttttagaatttaggttgtttgtttttctactttatcataacttattataaactttttactaaatagaaaaaactaaaatatgtaactttttctaaatagaaaaaataatatattagtttttttttacttttaatacttaatagaaataaaatactacaaaaacaaacaacctaatatttaatattattaagtattaaggttctatttagaattaagtaaaaaaacaaacaccatcttaaGTTTTActgaatttaaagtttatttgtctaacaatatatatatatatatatataagtcatTCAAGgccaaattttgttaataaatttacGGTATTAAATGGATCACTATTTaagctttaaattatttttagaaattattaaactcattaatgaatCTAATACATTAAGTcttcacttgatttgaagtttatttatctagtgaaaaatttgtaaaaatgtgatttcatgcaaaaaaaaaaaaaaaaaaagaaactagccaaatcattaaaaataaattttgggatatgattttttaatatcattgaGGTGTATGACTTTTTAGTactaattaaatagatttttgagtctcaaattatttttaaaaattaataaattttatatattaagtatagcttgatttgaaatttatttgtttaatgaaaattgtaaagaaattaaaggaaattaagaaaaacaacatggaattcaaagaaatattatatttgaagatagaaaagggaagatataatatttaattttattcactttttatatatatttttaaattttctcaatgtttttcttttgattataaaaattggtaaaaataacttttatttgttttttaaaaattgttccatatttcacttttttttttttaaaaaaagaatactatccatttttattttttatttttttaaaagtaaagaactatttttaataattatatatatatgaatcaTATTACTCATTAAGTCAAAAAAGTTATTGGTAAAAGTTGATTTCTAGAATTGATGGTCTAATTGTGATctcataatatataaatatatgatttatattttattaaaattaaaataattaaaaaaattaagcatatttaattttgattgaggaagccatgataaaaataaaatttattaaccCATTAATATTGTCAATTTTATTGAATAGTAGAGATTTaactttgaaataaaatttaagtatttaaaTACATTCACATTTCAGTAACCATATACTAGCTCTAGGATTATCACACATTCACACCCATACAAAACCTAATTATGATGTATAAAGCCTTTTCAActtctcaaatttaattattgCTTACATTGCTGTGTTTTTGGGAAAATCCGGTATCAAGTGTATTTTTTGAAagtattataagtaattttttaaaattataaactttGTCAAATGATTTAtcttatttgataattgttttttaaaacagtttttcattctttagaataaaataaatagaaaaatatggttgataaccataaaatagaaaacagttttttatttgtaaaaaatagaaaacggtTTCCtattgagaaaaacaaaaaacatgatatttttaaagaaaatcttttaattgtttttaattgtatttacttgttttcttagaattgtttttttaaaataattatataaatatgaagaatgaataaaaataaaatattacatagaaaaaatatttttaaaatatatctaaaaatagaaaaaaaataaggttaaaatcattttaaattttcaaacaaactttaattttataaaacattagagaacgatttttgaaaaaatgttttaagaaactgttttttaaaattattttctaaaataatttttaaaccgatttcttattttaatttatttttaaaaatggtttttaaaatcattatgaaacggacttttagtttaatttgtaGCTAATTAGGATTGGTTTACGATTAATTGAAGtgaattaaaatgatttataactagattaaaaatgaattttctcccAGGGCATAAATCTGACAgcatcttcatttttcttttgcttttgttttgttctCTGGTGGCTTGGCAACCAAGCAACCTTACTTTTGCTGTGAAGTGGTCCATGTGAGTGAGCGTTCATCATATACAGATGCTGCCTACTCAGTATGCCATTGGCTTAGAGACCTGTGAGTTTTTCTGCTTCATCCAATCCTCTGTCAACACATGATCAAGCTCTCCGGATAGTAGGTTCTAGAACTCCCCAGAATGAACCTAGTCAAGCCAGTGAAACCAAACACCAAGTCAAGTCCAGTCAAGCTCTTTATTCTGTACTGGAAAAGGAATTCGGAGCCACCCAAGAAATATCATCTCCCATCCTAAATATCAAGATTACCCTTGTAGATCAAGTGTGTGCCACCCCACCCACTTCCCTCCTTGCTCTCAAAAGAAGATTCTAGATTGCTTAAGTGCCTCTTTACTTAATCCCTCTCACTCACATTCAACTTCACCAAGCTCAGATctgagaggaaaaacagagtgaagggTAGAAGTGTAGTGTGTGTGTCTGATTAGCAATGgcgggagggggagggggagagggagagggagagggaggcCCAGCAAAAGAGAGCATTTTTGTGAGTGTTTCGAACAAGATAGATGAAGCTTACAATTGGGTGAAAGCCAAACTGAATTCACTCTTCAAGCTCTTCTCTGAGTCCATCACTGAAGCTCTTCTGGGGCTCAGATCCTTTGTCACATCTTGCTGTGAAAAACTCCGGGAAGTGCTTTCAGGGATCAACACCCAGCTGGACAACTTGTCTGGGAAGAAAATGGTGGTTGGGATGGTTCCTGAGGAGAGTTGTCTTCTGGGTGAGATGAAGATGCTGGTTCAGAAGATGAGGGCGTCGGTGGAACAATGGTTGGGGGTTGAGAACAGCCCTGAAATGAAGGCTGCACACCTGAAATCGAATTGGTTTCTTGATTTGGTTGAAGGGTTCATTGAGTTGTTGGAGTATGCCTACAAGCAGCCTTTGACCCTCATACCTGTTCTTCTTGATGGCTATTTGATACACCGAAGCAGTTACAAGAAGGCTGGTGGAGTGAGGAGAGCTGTGAGGGGTAAAGGGAAAGCTGCCATGGCCATTTTTACTCTAATAAATTTGATTGTACCATCAACTATCCTCTTCTAGTTTAGGGTGAGGTTTGTGTAGGTTTATGTGAAGCTGAGCTTTTGTTAGGATGTGTGAAGTTGTCCCTTTCTGTGTTGTGTCATGTGTGTTGATGACAGTAAAAAATACtactatattataataaattgtaatACATCTCTGATGTCTTTTCATATTGATCTGGATGGACTGAGTTGTGTTCTTATTGCCATTTGTGTCTCAAGTGGCTTGTTGAGTTGAGATCAAATTGATGATCAATTTGGGTTGAGGAATGGGGATCTCACATggtaatgaaaagaaaaggttgggggggaaaaaagtgaaaaacttAACTTAAAGCTTTACTTTCAATCATTTTGCTTATTGgtaccattattttttaaaatattttctaaaacaataagtgaaatcaattgaaaataattaaaatatgttaaaaaaaatcacatttctgtaataattttcaaaaacctgttttgaaaatgattgataACCGGAggtgttttcatattttttttgcttcttaaaaatacaaaactaatctaaaattagttgcattttttattttttatcctaaaTGATTTGAAGCTATGGGGTTAAATATTGAACAAGCTCGAACTTAAGACCTCGGTTCATTGTTGAAGGGCACTAATATTGAGCTCGATTCCAAAACCAATATAAGGCTCTTTGAATTCTAAATTCCACCCCTttgatgttttcattttctttttaacccTTTTAACCCTTGATCAATCTTCAATGATCTTAATTAAAAGTGCCAAAATCGAAAACCTAAACCCTAATAAACTAACGGGCCTATTTTGAAGTCATGAATAATGACATGATGATAATAACACAACAACAAAAATTTCGAATAAAGTGTGACTTTAATCTCTATTTATTCTATGCATACAAAGTCTAGAATCGTTACACAAaatctaatcaaattatgtatGATCAATCACAATTTACCTCATGGACCTCCGAAACATATTGGATTTTTGTGCTGTTAAAGATGAACCCCACATTGTACCATAAGATGAACCCAATGGGGGGATTAGCTTGATCACACTCACTACATACTTGTGCTCACTATGCATTATCAATAGTGTAACTAGCTAAATTCACGACAATTTGATCCGATGAGATTATTACTTTCCAAATTGTTTTTCTTGTCTCTCAAAAACTTTGGACTTTAGtgtctaatagaaaattattttttaaaatagttttccatATATCtttaaagacaaaaaacaattttctaaattaaaatacaCAACAATCAAACTTTGATTGAAactcagaattttttttttaaagttcttaGGTATTTTGCATAGAATATTctaagaaataattgaaaatatagaaaatacttcaaaaactTTTACATTATCCATAAGCAGATAATTCCTTGTTTGAGaactattttattaaatattatttttcgaAAATATAACCAAATGGACCCTTAGTATTAAACAATTGTGAGTTTAATACTATTATTTGAGCAAATATTCTTGTTTATGGAATAGATATAAAATTAGACATATACATATACCTTGAACATCATGCATCTTAATATGGAATGGTTGTTCTCCATATATCCAAGTCATGTTAATCAAGTCTGATTTCAAGCAAATTAGGATTAGTTCATGACTATATTTACAAATAGTTTAGagattaattataattaaatataattaatctattattaaggtaaaaattaattttgaatctttttcattctttttctataattgcCCCTCAACCAAACAACCATACTTTTGAAGTAGGTCATGCCAGTGTCAAACTAAAGTTATTGAAGTCACATTAGACTATACCTAGTTGGGCCAATCAAACCATCAAAATATCTCTAATATTGagtaactttttataatttttatttttcttacttcactatttttaagaattattacaTACTTGAAACTTCTTTATCTTTTAGGACATTAAGTTTTAATACcacatctatttatttttatttatttatttatttattattttttaaagtcttTCTAGCTTTACAATTAATAactatctttttatttcttgtagACTCTTAAGTTTCTACGTACTAACTTTTTTTCACatccattatttttaaatttataaatcatacATGTATAGGTACCGTATAGTAAAAACATAATActctttataaattaataaataattcatttatcaataaattaattaattattcatttattaataaatcaataaccattctaagaaaataatttctctcGGTCCCAAgagtattaatattttatagggGTTTTaccatatatatttataatgaaGTTTAGCCTTTGCATGCttttatgacaaaaaatattaaaataataaaatgataaaatataaagctagaaaaatatgaattaaataaataatgaacttttgtttcattcttaatatatgatatatcttctctataattaaatatataattttattatttaataaaataaaagatattaatacATTTACATTTCATCTTTGttataatttaatatagtaatattaaagatatttttagttttttaattatatatattaaactttctataattatttttaatcttaataatatataaatgatatattcACGAGGTTATATTATCATCACGGTTTGCTCACAGCTCCATCGATCCATCCATTGAATTGTGACTTTGtaactttttcaattcaattgtCATCATagtttataaaacattaattcaaactcatcAAGTTATTAAcaactttttcaattcaataatCGATTTGGTTTTCAAACATTGGCTCAAACTAAGGGTGACAATTTGTGCTAACGGGTCATGTTTGTGTCATGTCAAAGTTTAAGCATTAATTCTACAAAGTAGGTCAACTCAAGCAAGGTACGAATAATATttgagttaaaaatataaactcaaatacaacttaattattaaacatataaCAAACCATGTGACCAATTTAACAATAAGGTTGTCATGTTTAATAATGTGGTTGAATTAAGTCTTGTATAAGtctatatgattaatatttCAATCCGTCATACTTATAATTCgattgacttatttatttaaaacaaatttaaaatgaatcatatataagttaaacatattataattatattagattaatcaacatgattattaaatatatcaattcaaGTTAAATTTGCATTATTCATATTGGCCTAAAATTAACCTATCTGTTAAACAAGTTATATGTTTGATACGAATTTGACCCAGTCATGATTATACACAATTATAATCCATGAAAAAAGTGTTAGATTTGAATCATGTTAATGAATCGTATTAAATTTTGTCACCCTTAATTCaaacttattaaattaaaagttcaACTAAAGTATCGATGGGTACCTTTTTGACACCAATAAAAAAATGCCACTTAAACAAACAATTCCTTTGCTTCGTATATATTTTgggtttgatatttttaatctttcacGTAATCTTATTACCTTATACTTAAGTTATCTTTATTCAATAATCTATATTTTCAGTATACTCATGAATGAATAACAAGCTCAATAGAAGCCCAATTGGTGCCACaacattttctttcaagttatttaaaaaaaaaaaaaacatcagaTATGCGGAAAGGTAACCGAGCTTGCTGTTTTGTGAATATGCCAATGGTTATGATTAAAGAGTCCTTCTGCTGCATCCAATCATGTGGCAATACTTCCTGCCATACAAATGCCCAAACACCCACGTCTAAGTAAAGCAGTCACTCAGTGCTGGAAAAAGCTAGGTGTAAGTTGGGAACTAAACACCCTAGTCTAAGTAAAGCACTCAAATCGTACTGGAAAAGTTTGGGCTTTGTAGATTACCTTTGTATCAAGATTATCTTTGTAGATCAAGTGTGTGCCACACCACCCAATCCCTCCCTGCTCCAGAAAGGAAGATTCCAGATTTCTTCAATGCGTCTTTATTTAATCCCCCACAGGACTCATTCAACTTCAGCAGTGGCCATCCTCAAATCTGagaggaaaaacaaagtgaaggtTAGAAGGGTAGTGTGTGTGTGATCAGCAatggagagagagggagagggaatCCCAGCAAAAGAGAGCATTTTAGTGACTGTTTTGGACAAGGTAGACGGGGCTTGCACTTGggtgaaagaaaaagggaagtCAGTCTGCCGTTTCTTCAGTGGAGCTTTTCGAGGGTTGAGGTCGTTTTTCACCTTTTCTTCTGAAAAACCTGAGGAAGTGCTTTCAGGGAGCAACACCCAGATAGACAACTCCTCTGAAAAGAAACCGATGGTTCAGGTGGCTCCTGAGGAGGGAGAGAAAGTGGAAGTGGTGGTTGATCAGGACGCTTCTGTCCCAGCAAAAGACAGCTTTTTTGTGCGTGTTTGGAACAAGATGCATGAAGCTTGGACTTGGGTGAAAGACAAAGTGAAGTCAGTCTCGAAGCTCTTCATCACTGAGTCCATCACTGAAGCTCTTCTGGGGATCAGGTCTTTTGTCACAGAAGTGCTTTCAGGGATCAACACCCAGCTAGACAACTTGTCTGGGAAGCCAAGGAAGGTCGGGGAGGTTCCTGAGGAGGGTGGTCTTCTGGATGAGATGAACAGGCTGCTTCAGAAGATGAGGAAGTTGGTGGATCAATGGTTGGGGGTTGGGAACAGCCTTGGAATGAAGGCTGCACGCCTGACAGTGAATTGGCTTCTTGATTT
It encodes:
- the LOC117913764 gene encoding uncharacterized protein LOC117913764 yields the protein MEREGEGIPAKESILVTVLDKVDGACTWVKEKGKSVCRFFSGAFRGLRSFFTFSSEKPEEVLSGSNTQIDNSSEKKPMVQVAPEEGEKVEVVVDQDASVPAKDSFFVRVWNKMHEAWTWVKDKVKSVSKLFITESITEALLGIRSFVTEVLSGINTQLDNLSGKPRKVGEVPEEGGLLDEMNRLLQKMRKLVDQWLGVGNSLGMKAARLTVNWLLDLVGGFIELLQKAIKVGGVMRDVRCKQGRKCRESPKYRVSAGNEPTAGASLPLDI